One Haemorhous mexicanus isolate bHaeMex1 chromosome 9, bHaeMex1.pri, whole genome shotgun sequence DNA segment encodes these proteins:
- the DMRTA2 gene encoding doublesex- and mab-3-related transcription factor A2, whose product MELRSELPSVPAAPPPVPPSSVAAAAAAAAATLPVSVAGSLLRAPPLLLRAAEKYPRTPKCARCRNHGVVSALKGHKRYCRWKDCMCAKCTLIAERQRVMAAQVALRRQQAQEENEARELQLLYGTAEGLALAAANGIIPPRPAYEVFGSVCAGAGGEGGAGASESKMQKFELFPKTLLPSRAVTPQQAGGKPLSPDGESVPGTSSPDARHGSGSENGDGESFLSSPVSKGPKEGEESPGSISPLGSDSGSEADKDEQDPSPSAGGRQRTPIDILTRVFPAHKRSVLELVLQGCGGDVVQAIEQILNNRGPEKGPEEGWARDGALQGLPPTPAAAAAHHRPLIAGAMAPAIGTLGSRSAFSPLQPNATHFGAEAGAYPLGTHLGLNPLRLAYSAHSRGLAFMTPYSTAGLMPTLGFRPPVDYAFSDLMRDRSAVHKEQVYSGGLYGPMVNNTPEKQ is encoded by the exons ATGGAGCTGCGGTCGGAGCTGCCTAGCGTGCCAGCCGCGCCCCCCCCGGTACCCCCCAGCTCGGTGGCGGCtgcggcggctgcggcggcggccACGCTGCCGGTGAGCGTGGCCGGGAGCTTGCTGCGGGCTccgccgctgctgctgcgggcGGCCGAGAAGTACCCGCGGACGCCCAAGTGCGCCCGGTGCCGCAACCACGGGGTGGTGTCGGCGCTGAAGGGCCACAAGCGGTACTGCCGCTGGAAGGACTGCATGTGCGCCAAGTGCACCCTCATCGCCGAGCGCCAGCGCGTCATGGCCGCTCAGGTGGCGCTGCGCCGGCAGCAGGCGCAGGAGGAGAACGAGGCCcgtgagctgcagctgctctacggcacgGCCGAGGGGCTGGCGCTGGCGGCCGCCAACGGCATCATCCCGCCCCGGCCCGCGTACGAGGTGTTCGGCTCCGTCTGCGCCGGGGCCGGCGGCGAGGGAGGCGCCGGCGCCTCAG AGTCCAAGATGCAGAAGTTCGAGCTGTTCCCCAAGACGCTGCTGCCGAGCCGCGCCGTCACCCCCCAGCAGGCGGGCGGGAAGCCCCTCTCCCCGGACGGCGAGTCCGTGCCCGGCACCTCCTCCCCAGATGCTCGCCATGGCTCGGGCTCGGAGAACGGGGACGGCGAGTCCTTCCTGAGCTCACCCGTCTCCAAGGGCCcgaaggagggggaggagagcccgggctCCATCAGCCCGCTGGGCTCGGACTCGGGCTCAGAGGCGGACAAGGACGAGCAGGACCCGTCGCCCTCGGCCGGCGGCCGGCAGCGGACTCCCATCGACATCCTGACTCGCGTCTTCCCGGCGCACAAGCGCAGCgtgctggagctggtgctgcagggctgcgGCGGGGACGTGGTACAGGCCATCGAGCAGATCCTCAACAACCGCGGCCCGGAGAAGGGTCCCGAGGAGGGCTGGGCCCGGGACGGCGCCTTGCAGGGCCTGCCGCCcacccccgccgccgccgccgctcacCACCGGCCCTTGATCGCCGGCGCCATGGCCCCGGCCATCGGCACGCTGGGCAGCCGCTCCGCTTTCTCCCCGCTGCAGCCCAACGCCACGCACTTCGGGGCCGAGGCCGGCGCCTACCCCCTGGGCACCCACCTGGGACTGAACCCGCTGCGCCTCGCCTACTCGGCGCACAGCCGGGGACTGGCCTTCATGACCCCCTACTCCACGGCCGGGCTGATGCCCACGCTGGGGTTCCGGCCGCCCGTGGACTACGCCTTCAGCGACCTGATGCGGGACCGCTCCGCCGTGCACAAGGAGCAGGTGTACTCCGGCGGGCTCTACGGGCCCATGGTCAACAACACCCCCGAGAAGCAATAG